In the genome of Streptomyces collinus, one region contains:
- a CDS encoding kelch motif-containing protein: protein MNDRAGRRRARRLAIGTAVVLALAGMNGPWLYRFSTEKYHQYTINKPEYKAANGKWEIVDFPEEYRQNTIHAALLRTGKVLLVAGSGNDQDNFDAKRFDTRIWDPLKGTIKKVPTPADLFCTGHTQLANGNLLIAGGTKRYEKLKGDVTKAGGLMIVHNENPDKPITLPAGTKFTGKQNGKIFVSKDPVLVPRAKKVFDKATGKFLRNDPGLGRIYVEAQKRGKKYETGTQDNYRVHGLNGADAKNTYGIAQKLALDKKDFQGIRDAFEFDPVAEKYIKVDPMKEARWYPTLTTLSDGKILSVSGLDDIGQLVPGKNEVFDPKTKKWTYTDKVRQFPTYPALFLMQNGKVFYSGSNAGYGPDDVGREPGVWDVDTNKFAKIPGLSDPTLMETSGTVLLPPAQDEKYMVVGGGGVGESEESSEKTRIVDLKKADPRFEDGPSLDKGTRYPNASVLPDDSVLISGGSEDYRGRGDSNIFEARLYDTEKNELKRVADPLVGRNYHSGSILLPDGRVMFFGSDSLYADAANTKPGEFEQRIEIYTPPYLYGDGDRPSLSGGPQTIERGGTGTFTSSDAAKIKKVRLIRPSAATHVTDVDQRSIALDFEASGSKLTVTVPENRNLVQAGWYMMFVTDADGTPSKAQWVKVP, encoded by the coding sequence ATGAACGACCGTGCAGGCCGCCGCCGGGCCCGTCGACTCGCGATCGGCACGGCGGTGGTACTCGCGCTGGCCGGGATGAACGGGCCGTGGCTCTACCGCTTCAGCACCGAGAAATACCACCAGTACACCATCAACAAACCGGAGTACAAGGCCGCCAACGGCAAGTGGGAGATAGTCGATTTCCCCGAGGAGTACCGGCAGAACACCATTCACGCGGCGCTGCTGCGCACCGGCAAGGTGCTGCTCGTCGCGGGGTCGGGCAACGACCAGGACAACTTCGACGCGAAGAGGTTCGACACCCGGATCTGGGACCCGCTCAAGGGCACGATCAAGAAGGTCCCCACACCGGCCGACCTGTTCTGCACCGGCCACACCCAGCTCGCCAACGGCAACCTGCTGATCGCGGGCGGCACCAAGCGCTACGAGAAGCTCAAGGGTGACGTCACCAAGGCCGGTGGCCTGATGATCGTCCACAACGAGAACCCGGACAAGCCGATCACGCTGCCCGCCGGCACGAAGTTCACGGGCAAGCAGAACGGCAAGATCTTCGTCTCGAAGGACCCGGTCCTCGTGCCGCGCGCAAAGAAGGTCTTCGACAAGGCGACCGGCAAGTTCCTGCGCAACGACCCCGGCCTCGGCCGGATCTACGTCGAGGCGCAGAAGCGGGGCAAGAAGTACGAGACGGGCACGCAGGACAACTACCGCGTGCACGGCCTGAACGGCGCCGACGCCAAGAACACCTACGGCATCGCGCAGAAGCTCGCCCTCGACAAGAAGGACTTCCAGGGCATCCGGGACGCCTTCGAGTTCGACCCCGTGGCCGAGAAGTACATCAAGGTCGACCCGATGAAGGAGGCCCGCTGGTACCCGACGCTCACCACCCTGAGCGACGGGAAGATCCTCAGCGTCTCCGGCCTCGACGACATCGGCCAGCTGGTCCCGGGCAAGAACGAGGTGTTCGACCCGAAGACCAAGAAGTGGACCTACACCGACAAGGTCCGGCAGTTCCCGACCTACCCGGCGCTGTTCCTCATGCAGAACGGCAAGGTCTTCTACTCCGGGTCCAACGCGGGCTACGGGCCGGACGACGTGGGCCGTGAGCCGGGCGTGTGGGACGTCGACACCAACAAGTTCGCGAAGATACCCGGCCTGAGCGACCCCACCCTGATGGAGACGTCGGGCACGGTGCTGCTGCCGCCGGCACAGGACGAGAAGTACATGGTGGTCGGCGGCGGCGGCGTCGGCGAGTCCGAGGAGTCCAGCGAGAAGACCCGGATCGTCGACCTGAAGAAGGCGGACCCGCGCTTCGAGGACGGCCCGTCCCTGGACAAGGGCACGCGCTACCCGAACGCCTCGGTCCTGCCCGACGACAGCGTGCTGATATCCGGCGGTTCGGAGGACTACCGCGGCCGCGGTGACTCCAACATCTTCGAGGCGCGGCTCTACGACACGGAGAAGAACGAGCTCAAGCGCGTCGCCGACCCGCTCGTGGGCCGCAACTACCACTCCGGGTCGATCCTGCTGCCCGACGGCCGCGTGATGTTCTTCGGCTCCGACTCGCTCTACGCGGACGCGGCCAACACCAAGCCGGGCGAGTTCGAGCAGCGCATCGAGATCTACACGCCGCCGTACCTCTACGGCGACGGGGACCGGCCCTCGCTGTCGGGCGGGCCGCAGACCATCGAGCGCGGCGGGACGGGGACGTTCACCTCGTCGGACGCGGCGAAGATCAAGAAGGTCCGGCTGATCCGGCCGAGCGCCGCCACGCACGTCACCGACGTCGACCAGCGGTCGATCGCCCTGGACTTCGAAGCGTCCGGCAGCAAGCTGACGGTGACCGTGCCGGAGAACCGGAACCTGGTCCAGGCGGGCTGGTACATGATGTTCGTGACGGACGCCGACGGGACCCCGAGCAAGGCGCAGTGGGTCAAGGTGCCCTGA
- a CDS encoding glycoside hydrolase family 6 protein, with amino-acid sequence MYGSRGAGVFAGRRMSAVVLGAALLITGCSSSDGGDGPEEPADAGAGITQQPKEKAPFWVNPDGTAAQQVAELEKSGKKQEAEEIRKIAEQPTAEWVGPDDPQQQTRGLTEAADKAGRTALLVLYNIPHRDCGQYSQGGAADGNAYRDWVDGVAAGIGDRPATIVLEPDALLHLVDGCTPQQFHEERYDLLKGAVTKLKSLKNTKVYLDAGNAGWQNPDQIFEPLNRAGIAQADGFSVNVSNFYSTEDSIAYGKKLSAKVGGKHFVIDTSRNGKGPYSDGNPDERWCNPPGRSLGETPTTKTADPLVDAYLWVKRPGESDGECKGGPKAGQWWADYALKLAKATG; translated from the coding sequence ATGTACGGCAGCAGGGGGGCCGGGGTGTTCGCCGGGAGGCGGATGTCCGCAGTGGTGCTGGGGGCGGCACTGCTGATCACGGGGTGTTCCTCCTCCGACGGAGGAGACGGACCGGAGGAGCCCGCCGACGCGGGCGCCGGGATCACCCAACAGCCCAAGGAGAAAGCCCCGTTCTGGGTCAATCCGGACGGGACCGCGGCTCAGCAGGTCGCCGAGCTGGAGAAGTCGGGCAAGAAGCAGGAAGCCGAGGAGATCCGCAAGATCGCGGAGCAGCCGACCGCCGAATGGGTCGGCCCGGACGACCCGCAGCAGCAGACCCGCGGCCTCACCGAAGCCGCCGACAAGGCCGGCCGCACGGCCCTGCTGGTCCTCTACAACATTCCGCACCGCGACTGCGGCCAGTACTCGCAGGGCGGTGCCGCCGACGGCAACGCCTACCGCGACTGGGTCGACGGCGTGGCCGCGGGCATCGGAGACCGGCCCGCCACGATCGTCCTGGAACCGGACGCGCTGCTCCACCTCGTCGACGGCTGCACGCCCCAGCAGTTCCACGAGGAGCGCTACGACCTCCTCAAGGGCGCCGTGACCAAGCTGAAGTCCCTGAAGAACACGAAGGTCTACCTCGACGCGGGCAACGCCGGCTGGCAGAACCCCGACCAGATCTTCGAACCGCTGAACCGCGCGGGCATCGCACAGGCCGACGGCTTCTCGGTCAACGTCTCCAACTTCTACTCCACCGAAGACTCCATCGCCTACGGCAAGAAGCTCTCCGCCAAGGTCGGCGGCAAGCACTTCGTCATCGACACCAGCCGCAACGGCAAGGGCCCCTACAGCGACGGCAACCCCGACGAGCGCTGGTGCAACCCGCCGGGCCGCTCCCTGGGGGAGACCCCGACGACGAAGACGGCCGACCCGCTGGTCGACGCGTACCTGTGGGTGAAGCGGCCGGGCGAGTCGGACGGCGAGTGCAAGGGCGGACCCAAGGCGGGCCAGTGGTGGGCGGACTACGCCCTGAAGCTGGCGAAGGCCACCGGCTGA